One Deefgea tanakiae genomic region harbors:
- a CDS encoding disulfide bond formation protein B codes for MTPSTQSPQWSLIFFCWIIAAISTLGSLFFSEVMSMPPCVLCWYQRIFMYPLLFIFSVGLFPFDARCTRYALPLAISGWLFALYHTLLYKGFIPENLQPCSQGISCADMKLELFGVITIPLLSLVAFSILITLLIAVQKGTNK; via the coding sequence ATGACGCCGTCTACTCAATCCCCCCAGTGGAGTTTGATCTTTTTCTGCTGGATTATTGCTGCTATTTCAACTTTAGGCAGTCTTTTCTTTAGCGAAGTAATGTCTATGCCGCCCTGCGTGCTGTGTTGGTATCAGCGCATTTTTATGTACCCACTGCTGTTTATTTTCAGTGTCGGCTTATTTCCGTTTGACGCGCGCTGTACCCGCTATGCACTGCCATTAGCTATCAGTGGCTGGCTGTTCGCGCTTTATCACACCCTGCTCTACAAGGGCTTTATCCCAGAAAACCTGCAACCTTGCTCGCAAGGTATTTCATGCGCCGACATGAAGCTGGAGCTATTCGGTGTTATCACCATCCCGCTTCTATCTTTAGTGGCCTTTTCCATCCTCATCACACTGCTGATTGCAGTACAAAAAGGAACAAATAAATGA
- a CDS encoding YchJ family metal-binding protein, with the protein MIAGAPVHTAEAIMRSRYAAFATKQLDHLERTHATEVKADLNRAEAEYLAESGEWSDL; encoded by the coding sequence ATGATTGCAGGTGCGCCAGTACATACTGCGGAAGCCATTATGCGTTCGAGGTATGCCGCGTTTGCAACCAAGCAGCTGGATCATCTTGAGCGTACGCACGCGACTGAAGTTAAGGCCGATTTAAACCGAGCTGAAGCCGAGTATTTGGCAGAAAGCGGTGAATGGAGCGATTTGTAA
- the cadR gene encoding Cd(II)/Pb(II)-responsive transcriptional regulator: MKIGELARIAQCSVETIRFYEKEGLLPAPARTAGNFREYRAEHLERLRFIRNCRALDMSHEEIHTLLRLADQPIDGCHAINNVFDEHIEHVEVRIKELEQLKQQLNVLRQQCQVERGLDPCGILQGLADMDIGPKSDKKNTHLG; the protein is encoded by the coding sequence ATGAAAATCGGTGAATTAGCGCGTATCGCGCAATGCTCAGTTGAAACAATCCGTTTTTATGAGAAAGAAGGGCTACTGCCAGCGCCTGCGCGTACCGCAGGTAACTTCCGCGAGTACCGTGCTGAGCATCTTGAACGCCTGCGCTTTATTCGCAATTGCCGTGCCTTGGACATGAGTCATGAAGAAATCCATACGCTACTGCGCTTAGCTGATCAGCCGATTGATGGTTGTCACGCAATTAATAATGTGTTTGATGAGCACATTGAACATGTTGAAGTACGTATTAAAGAGCTGGAGCAGCTTAAGCAACAGCTGAATGTTTTACGCCAGCAATGCCAAGTCGAACGGGGCCTTGATCCTTGCGGTATTTTGCAAGGCTTGGCCGATATGGATATTGGACCTAAATCAGATAAAAAGAACACGCACCTAGGCTAA
- a CDS encoding IS3 family transposase (programmed frameshift), with amino-acid sequence MSKSNRYTEEFKIEAVKQVTERNYPVAEVAERLGVSGHSIYSWIKRYATPLPEQPQTTTQQDEIRQLKAELRRVTEERDIPKKGRRVLCQAIRVRYAFIRDHQALHPVRRLCQMMQVHPSGYYAWLQRPQSLRTIDDQRLTGIITEAWQESGGVYGYRKINDDLRDMGEQCGKHRVARLMRLAGLRSQTGYRRRRGFYGGKPTVTAPNHLARQFNVDTPNQVWVTDITYIRTHEGWLYLAAVLDLFSRQVVGWSMGARMDRELAIKALLMAVWRRQPKQEVLVHSDQGSQFSSYDWQDLLRVHNLKPSMSRRGNCHDNAVAESFFQLLKRERIKRQTYRNREEARRDVFNYIEMFYNPKRRHSFNNGLSPVEYEKQYFERLGSV; translated from the exons ATGAGCAAATCTAATCGCTACACCGAAGAGTTCAAAATCGAAGCCGTCAAGCAAGTGACAGAACGCAACTATCCTGTCGCAGAAGTCGCTGAGCGACTGGGGGTTTCAGGGCATAGCATCTACAGCTGGATTAAGCGCTACGCCACGCCTTTACCAGAACAACCGCAAACAACTACTCAGCAGGATGAAATTCGGCAACTAAAAGCTGAACTACGTCGAGTAACTGAAGAGCGTGACATCC CTAAAAAAGGCCGCCGCGTACTTTGCCAAGCTATCCGGGTAAGGTACGCCTTCATTCGTGACCATCAAGCACTACATCCAGTTCGACGGCTCTGCCAGATGATGCAAGTCCATCCCAGCGGCTACTACGCTTGGCTGCAACGACCACAATCATTGCGCACGATTGATGACCAGCGCTTGACTGGCATCATCACTGAAGCGTGGCAAGAAAGCGGCGGCGTCTATGGTTATCGCAAGATTAATGATGACTTGCGTGATATGGGCGAACAATGTGGCAAGCATCGCGTCGCGCGCTTAATGCGCTTAGCTGGCCTTCGTTCACAAACAGGCTATCGTCGTCGACGTGGTTTTTATGGTGGCAAGCCCACCGTAACGGCACCAAACCATTTGGCTCGGCAATTCAATGTCGATACACCTAATCAGGTTTGGGTGACTGACATTACCTATATTCGCACACACGAAGGTTGGCTTTATTTGGCCGCAGTATTGGATTTGTTCTCAAGACAGGTTGTTGGTTGGTCGATGGGCGCGCGGATGGACCGTGAGTTGGCGATTAAAGCTTTATTAATGGCGGTTTGGCGACGTCAGCCCAAGCAAGAGGTCTTAGTGCATTCGGACCAAGGCAGCCAATTCAGTAGTTATGATTGGCAGGATCTACTGCGTGTGCATAATTTAAAACCGAGCATGAGTCGGCGTGGCAATTGCCATGACAATGCGGTCGCGGAAAGTTTCTTCCAGCTATTGAAGCGGGAACGAATCAAACGACAAACCTACCGTAATCGAGAGGAGGCACGTCGAGATGTGTTCAATTATATCGAGATGTTTTACAACCCCAAGCGCCGCCATAGTTTCAATAATGGGCTATCACCAGTAGAGTATGAAAAGCAGTATTTCGAAAGGCTCGGCAGTGTCTAG
- the lspA gene encoding signal peptidase II: MNTSSTNSATCSELITPLESAYSSKPLFLVWVFLACMLTLFDQAIKISTASLLPLNGSMAITPWFNWVHVLNPGAAFSFLADASGWQRHFFTIVAGVVCTYLLWLLWRGLRSRLETIAYIFIVGGALGNVIDRIRIGAVVDYLDFHWQTWHWPAFNLADIFVVLGALLMVISAIYHQEK, from the coding sequence ATGAATACAAGCAGTACGAATTCAGCCACTTGCAGTGAATTGATTACACCGTTGGAGAGCGCGTATAGCTCTAAACCGTTATTCCTCGTCTGGGTTTTTCTAGCCTGTATGCTGACCCTCTTTGATCAGGCGATCAAAATCAGTACCGCATCGCTGTTACCATTGAACGGCAGCATGGCAATTACGCCATGGTTTAACTGGGTGCATGTTTTAAATCCGGGTGCGGCGTTTTCATTTCTCGCTGATGCTAGCGGTTGGCAGCGGCACTTTTTCACCATTGTGGCGGGCGTTGTCTGTACTTATTTGCTCTGGTTATTGTGGCGCGGGCTGAGAAGCAGACTAGAAACCATCGCTTACATTTTTATTGTTGGCGGTGCGTTAGGCAATGTAATTGACCGCATCAGAATCGGTGCGGTGGTCGATTACTTAGATTTCCACTGGCAGACATGGCATTGGCCAGCGTTCAATCTGGCCGATATTTTCGTAGTACTCGGCGCTTTATTGATGGTGATTTCGGCCATCTACCACCAAGAAAAATAA
- a CDS encoding heavy metal translocating P-type ATPase: MPKYTRYPDSTKDSWCAKLEAVSCCSGHSHEHGDEHAHAPLIQLAAAKNSQDGAQTPIRIMQMDCPTEEGLLCKKLGGMAGVNGMQFNLMQRVLTVTHEPDQLDAVLAAIRSLGFTPELASDAAPVAEPAKPWWPLALAGIAAIASEIGHWSGLPQWSIAALAIVAVLACGITTYKKGWIAIRNGNLNINALMSIAVTGAFLIGQWLEAAMVMVLFTIAELIEAKSLDRARSAISGLMQLTPELATVQQADGSWQEVAAKSVPTQARVRIKPGERIALDGVIVSGQSSINQAPITGESLPVEKTIGDAVFAGTINESGSFEYTVTAAAGDSTLARIIHAIEAAQGARAPTQRFVDQFARVYTPIVFAIALGIAIVPPLFFGGEWLAWIYKALVLLVIACPCALVISTPVTIVSGLAKAARQGILVKGGVYLEEGRKLAWLALDKTGTITHGKPVQTDFIVLGSHEGSEVHSLAASLANRSDHPVSRAVALAAKDIALQNVNDFEALAGRGTKGIINGQQYHLGNHRLIHELGWCSPELETQLFALEQQGKTVILLANEVGVMALFAVADTVKDSSRLAIAELHDLGIKTIMLTGDNAHTARAIADQVGIDEARGDLLPEDKLKVIEDKLVSGAGKVGMVGDGINDAPALARSDIGFAMGAAGTGTAIETADVALMDDDLRKLPRFIRLSRQTHAILLQNIALAVGIKLFFLILTLTGNGTMWMAVFADVGASLLVVANGLRLLRQ; this comes from the coding sequence ATGCCCAAGTACACGCGGTATCCGGACTCAACTAAAGATAGCTGGTGCGCAAAACTAGAAGCAGTATCGTGTTGTAGTGGTCATTCTCATGAGCACGGCGACGAGCATGCTCATGCACCTTTGATCCAACTCGCAGCGGCAAAAAACAGCCAAGATGGTGCACAGACCCCCATTCGCATTATGCAAATGGATTGCCCGACTGAAGAAGGCTTGCTGTGCAAAAAACTCGGCGGTATGGCGGGCGTGAATGGCATGCAGTTCAATTTAATGCAGCGCGTGTTAACCGTTACGCACGAGCCCGATCAGCTCGACGCGGTGCTGGCGGCGATTCGCTCGCTAGGTTTTACGCCAGAACTCGCGAGCGATGCTGCGCCAGTTGCCGAGCCCGCCAAACCATGGTGGCCTTTGGCTTTGGCGGGTATTGCCGCCATCGCCTCAGAAATAGGGCACTGGAGCGGCTTACCTCAGTGGAGTATTGCTGCACTGGCGATTGTCGCCGTTTTGGCTTGCGGCATCACGACGTATAAAAAAGGCTGGATTGCGATTCGCAATGGCAATTTAAATATCAATGCCTTGATGAGCATCGCCGTAACCGGCGCTTTTTTGATCGGTCAATGGCTGGAAGCGGCGATGGTGATGGTGCTGTTTACGATTGCCGAATTGATTGAGGCCAAATCGCTTGATCGTGCGCGCAGTGCGATTTCTGGCCTGATGCAATTAACGCCCGAATTGGCCACGGTGCAGCAAGCCGATGGTAGCTGGCAGGAGGTCGCCGCCAAATCAGTGCCAACACAAGCACGTGTGCGGATTAAACCAGGCGAACGGATTGCACTTGATGGCGTTATCGTCAGCGGGCAATCGAGCATTAACCAAGCGCCGATTACTGGCGAGAGCTTGCCGGTCGAAAAAACCATCGGTGATGCGGTTTTTGCTGGCACGATTAATGAATCAGGTTCGTTTGAATATACAGTTACGGCGGCGGCAGGCGACAGCACCTTGGCGCGAATTATTCATGCGATTGAGGCCGCGCAAGGCGCACGCGCGCCGACGCAGCGTTTTGTCGATCAATTTGCCCGTGTGTACACGCCAATTGTGTTTGCGATTGCGCTTGGTATTGCTATCGTGCCGCCGCTCTTTTTCGGCGGTGAGTGGCTCGCGTGGATTTACAAAGCGCTGGTGTTGCTGGTGATTGCTTGCCCGTGTGCTTTAGTGATTTCAACGCCGGTGACGATAGTCAGTGGCCTTGCCAAAGCGGCGCGCCAAGGAATTTTGGTTAAAGGTGGCGTGTATTTAGAAGAAGGCCGCAAGCTGGCTTGGTTGGCACTGGATAAAACCGGCACGATTACGCATGGCAAACCAGTGCAGACTGATTTCATCGTGCTCGGTTCGCACGAGGGGTCTGAGGTACACAGCCTCGCCGCTAGCTTAGCGAATCGTTCCGACCATCCAGTTTCACGTGCCGTCGCGCTGGCAGCAAAAGACATCGCACTGCAAAACGTCAACGATTTTGAAGCCCTCGCCGGACGCGGTACGAAGGGCATCATCAACGGCCAGCAATATCATCTGGGCAATCATCGGCTGATCCATGAATTAGGCTGGTGTTCACCCGAGCTAGAAACGCAACTCTTTGCGCTAGAACAGCAAGGCAAAACGGTCATCTTGCTCGCCAATGAAGTCGGTGTCATGGCGCTGTTTGCCGTTGCTGACACCGTCAAAGACAGTAGCCGCCTAGCTATTGCCGAGCTACATGACTTGGGCATCAAAACCATTATGCTGACCGGCGATAATGCCCATACGGCGCGTGCGATTGCCGATCAAGTGGGCATCGACGAAGCGCGCGGTGATTTACTGCCCGAAGACAAACTCAAAGTAATCGAAGATAAGCTGGTCAGTGGCGCTGGCAAAGTCGGCATGGTTGGCGATGGCATTAACGACGCGCCAGCGTTGGCACGTTCCGATATTGGTTTTGCCATGGGGGCTGCCGGCACTGGCACCGCGATTGAAACTGCGGACGTGGCGCTGATGGATGATGATTTACGCAAATTACCGCGCTTTATTCGCCTATCACGGCAAACACATGCCATCTTGCTACAAAATATTGCACTGGCCGTGGGAATTAAACTGTTCTTTTTGATTCTCACACTGACTGGTAATGGCACGATGTGGATGGCTGTTTTTGCTGATGTTGGCGCGAGTCTATTGGTTGTCGCTAACGGCTTACGATTATTACGACAATAG
- a CDS encoding DsbA family protein — translation MKNSTLIISSSIALITAFAVGAYIYTNQQKQEQQQIAQSSGQELTRFGMPSIGAADAKVNIVEFFDPACEACRAFYPVVKNTVNFNGDKVKLTLRYATFHQGSDYVAKALEATRLQNKYWESVEAVLASQPEWAAHGAPQPELIWNALAQIGLDVEKAKLDMNSPQIAARLAQDAADVVTLKVQKTPSFFVNSKPLTTFGADAFNALVQSEVAIAYPK, via the coding sequence ATGAAGAATTCAACTCTAATTATCAGTAGCAGCATTGCTCTAATCACCGCATTTGCGGTGGGTGCTTATATTTATACAAATCAGCAAAAACAAGAACAACAACAAATTGCCCAAAGTAGTGGGCAAGAACTAACTCGATTCGGTATGCCCTCTATCGGTGCTGCTGATGCGAAAGTCAATATTGTTGAATTTTTTGATCCTGCCTGCGAAGCCTGCCGCGCGTTTTATCCTGTCGTCAAAAACACCGTTAATTTCAATGGCGACAAAGTCAAACTCACGTTGCGCTACGCCACATTTCATCAAGGTTCAGATTACGTCGCCAAAGCACTAGAGGCGACACGCTTACAGAACAAATACTGGGAATCAGTCGAAGCAGTGCTGGCCTCACAACCCGAGTGGGCTGCACATGGTGCACCGCAACCCGAATTGATTTGGAATGCGCTGGCTCAAATAGGTTTGGATGTTGAAAAAGCCAAGCTCGATATGAATAGCCCACAAATCGCCGCTCGCCTAGCACAAGACGCAGCGGATGTCGTAACACTGAAAGTCCAAAAAACGCCAAGCTTTTTTGTAAATAGCAAACCGCTAACAACGTTTGGTGCAGACGCATTCAATGCTTTAGTGCAATCGGAAGTCGCTATCGCTTACCCAAAATGA